TGCAGTGCCACGGCTCGACCAACTTCCGCAATACGGTGAGCCGTGCGGCGGCGCGATATGGGACTCAGTCGACCTGATGGATGGCGCAGATATAGATACCCTCGCACTTTCCGGGTTGCCGCGCTGCCAACATTGTGGCTGACTCGCGGAATGCGACGTGGTCGGCATCCGTGTCTTGCTAAAGCAGTATCGCCGGTTTTCCGATCAACCGGCAACGATTCTACCCACACAGCACTAAGCCGGGCTGGTTTCAGCCGTGGCTTTCCAGCGAATGACACTGTAATGCTACTCGGGGCCGCAGAACCCATCGCAGGATGGGCCAAAAGATCTGGCTTCAAACCCAATTGAGGGTATCTGAGGTTCTTAGATGGGGCCGACTGTTCCGACGGGAACCAGATTAAATGCTGGTCTTGGTGTGTCGCCACGAAGTATGGGTAGGGTGGTGGGTACGTCGTGGCTCGGGCGTGTGGAATCCAAACCTGGCGGGGCTTTGCGAGCATCTGTTGGAATCGGCTGCCTTCCGCCAGTCAATGCTTCCCGGGCATTCCGGCAAGTTCCGAAAACGTCCTCTAGATCGCTGATTTCAAAGCGGTTTATGGGTAACTATCGACATACAAAAAAGTCCGCACTTTCGTGAGAGCGCTCTAAAAGCGCAAAAAAGGGCGCACCCGACAAAAGGCCGGTTAGCAGCGTGCAGCCGCCCGATGAGGGCGGTAGCTGAGCGTCCGCTATGGCCGAAATGCCGCACTCGGGAAGCTGGCGCCGAGGACCGGACTGCTCCGTTACCCGCCCTCCGAATCGCGAGAAACGCGATCGTCGGCAGAGAGTGGGATTGGCATAGAGCTATCGTTCAGGGAGGAATAGGTGGTTCGTCTGCGCGTCGGTGTCACGCGCAAAACCGTCACGGCCTCGATGACCGTCCTTCAGAAAAACCGAAATGTGCTCCGCCTCAGACTGCTGACGGGCAGACGCAGATCTCCAGTCGACGCCATGCGAACGCGACGCATCGCGGCGTGTCGCTCATAGGCTCATAGGCCCCGCAACGGACCTTTTTCACGGCAGCTTATCGTCGCAGGCGAACGGCTCGGTACAAGGCGCAGCCGCAACGTCCGTCTTTTTTCCGTTTCAGCTATGCGCCAGAGTTAGCGCAGCAGCCCGTGCGTACTCAAGGCGTCCGATGCTTGTGATGCAACTAACGGTCAAGCGCTCACGGCCTCTCGCTGAGCTTCGCCGCAACCCCGTCTGGCAGAAGGATGTAACCTGCCTTGCCCGCCTTGATCAGTAGCGCCTGAAATCGTCAGGTGTCAGTTCGACGCGTGCGCCCGGGTGCGCGAGCTGCTTGCGTTCAGCGATCGCGCGGATGCGGCTGTATCCGTCGCGAAAGGTCCTGAGGATCCGGAGGTCGTCGGCCTTGTCTTCGAGCCAGAAGTGGGCCTCGAGTGCTGTCGTCGTGATGATGCATTCGACGAGGGTCTGCCCTCTGACGAGGCGGAATGACACGCCTTGCCGGTTTGCCAGAATCTGCGGCTCGAATTCAGGTTTTTCCATGGCTGGTTTC
The Paraburkholderia sp. BL23I1N1 DNA segment above includes these coding regions:
- a CDS encoding DUF1488 family protein; the protein is MEKPEFEPQILANRQGVSFRLVRGQTLVECIITTTALEAHFWLEDKADDLRILRTFRDGYSRIRAIAERKQLAHPGARVELTPDDFRRY